Proteins encoded within one genomic window of Pongo pygmaeus isolate AG05252 chromosome 4, NHGRI_mPonPyg2-v2.0_pri, whole genome shotgun sequence:
- the TAF7 gene encoding transcription initiation factor TFIID subunit 7 — protein MSKSKDDAPHELESQFILRLPPEYASTVRRAVQSGHVNLKDRLTIELHPDGRHGIVRVDRVPLASKLVDLPCVMESLKTIDKKTFYKTADICQMLVSTVDGDLYPPVEEPVASTDPKASKKKDKDKEKKFIWNHGITLPLKNVRKRRFRKTAKKKYIESPDVEKEVKRLLSTDAEAVSTRWEIIAEDETKEAENQGLDISSPGMSGHRQGHDSLEHDELREIFNDLSSSSEDEDETQHQDEEDINIIDTEEDLERQLQDKLNESDEQHQENEGTNQLVMGIQKQIDNMKGKLQETQDRAKRQEDLIMKVENLALKNRFQAVLDELKQKEDREKEQLSSLQEELESLLEK, from the coding sequence ATGAGTAAAAGCAAAGATGATGCTCCTCACGAACTGGAGAGCCAGTTTATCTTACGTCTGCCTCCAGAATATGCCTCTACTGTGAGAAGGGCAGTACAGTCTGGTCATGTCAACCTCAAGGACAGACTGACAATTGAGTTACATCCTGATGGGCGTCATGGAATCGTCAGAGTGGACCGTGTTCCATTGGCCTCAAAATTAGTAGACCTGCCCTGTGTGATGGAAAGCTTGAAAACCATTGATAAGAAAACCTTTTACAAGACAGCTGATATCTGTCAGATGCTTGTATCCACAGTTGATGGTGATCTCTATCCTCCTGTGGAGGAGCCAGTTGCTAGCACTGATCCtaaagcaagcaagaaaaaggataaggacaaagagaaaaagtTTATCTGGAACCACGGAATTACTCTGCCTCTAAAGAATGTCAGGAAGAGAAGGTTCCGGAAGacagcaaagaagaaatatattgAATCTCCAGATGTTGAAAAAGAAGTGAAACGATTGCTGAGTACAGATGCTGAAGCTGTTAGTACTCGGTGGGAAATAATTGCCGAAGATGAAACAAAGGAGGCAGAAAATCAAGGCCTGGATATCTCTTCTCCAGGAATGTCTGGTCACAGGCAGGGCCATGACTCCTTAGAACATGATGAGCTTCGGGAGATATTCAATGACCTCAGCAGCAGCAGTGAGGATGAAGATGAGACCCAGCATCAAGATGAAGAAGATATAAACATCATTGACACGGAGGAAGATCTGGAGAGACAGCTACAAGACAAGCTAAATGAATCAGATGAACAGCACCAGGAGAATGAAGGAACCAATCAGCTGGTTATGGGAATTCAGAAGCAGATTGACAACATGAAAGGCAAGCTCCAAGAGACCCAGGACAGGGCAAAACGACAAGAGGATCTTATCATGAAAGTGGAAAATCTGGCTCTCAAGAACAGATTTCAGGCTGTACTGGATGagctcaaacaaaaggaagacCGAGAAAAGGAGCAACTCAGCTCTTTGCAAGAGGAGCTAGAATCACTCCTAGAGAAGTAA